GAAGCAAAGAACATCACATGGTGATATAGAACAAGTTTGTCAGCCTGaggctgctcctcctcctcctttccttctttttttggaaGCCACTAATAATTGCATCATGGGACCTTACCCTTATGACCTtatctaatcttaattattttccAAAACAGTAGTTCCAAAATACCACTAGCATACAATATGGGAATGTGTGAAATAAAGagaacacattcaaaccacatctCGGGGTAGGTCTATGTTGAAGCATCTAGCAGTACCTCATTCCTTCTTGTGGATGAGTAGTAATAATTATACAGGTACATCATATTTTCTTCATCCACTCATGTTGGCAAGCCTTTGAGTTGTTTCCACTTCTTTGCTATTTTAAATAATGCTGCTTTGAACACTtgcacataatttaaaaaaaaaaaacaagctctgccatgggatttttttataatcatggaaaatgctaataaaaattaaaaaaaaaaaaaaagctctggcaagttttattaaagaaaaaatttatatAGTTTACTTTTCACCAGTCTGCTCTGGCATGCTTCTAATAATGTCAGAATCACCTGGATCAATGATAGACTGTGTGCATACTCTGTAGAATTTCCCACATGCTGTGCCCAATTCAATATTATTGCCACTATAGTGATGGACACCACTTTTGGCCAACATAGCATAGTATTCTCTCTCAGATTTCCTCAACGCCGGGCAGTTGTTGGCAAGGATGGCCAATTTCGCTTTTCCCTGTCTGATCATCTCCAGCGTCTGCTTGTACCCCAGCACATATTTTCCACTCTTCATAACGAGCTGGAGCCTCGAGTTGATGGACTCCAGGGACTTTTTCATCTTCTTTGCAGCCACCATCTCCCTGCCTTAGGTGCAGGATGGGCCCCAACCAAGAGCCATTGCACATaattttttgtgtatatatatttttattgctcTTCATTGGGCCTCCTAATAACTCTGATTAGTTTTTTTGGAGGAgagactaaatttttttttacttccagattgtttaacttttttattgacatcttccataagtATAATCTACCATGATCCTAATTCACTTCCACCACCctcattttccccctcccaaatcacCCTCATTCTCCTGAATCATTTCTTTCCAActaatatacgtgtgtgtgtgtgtgtgtgtgtgtgtgtgtgtacatgcatgtgtacaatttgtaagcaaagagggatggagagagaaagagagaatgggcacaccagggcctcttgcgactgcaaatgaacttcagatgcatgcaccactttgtgcatctggctttatgtattaaggaatcaaacttgggccttcatgctttacaagcaagtgtccttaaccactgagcaatctttccagccccatctgtgatattttgatgtcataatttgccactgtaaggtcatgaatatcaagaccactttgtgtctggtagACAGTATAATAAATACTTCCCCTTTTCTTTGGAtcttacagtctttttttttcttttctttggtttttttttttttttttttttggagggaggggctcttacattctctcagcagcctcttctgcaatgggacctgagccttggaggatagacatgtctcatttagtgctgaaaacTCTACTGTCACTAGCTACCAGAACTTGTGTGAGTTTTGAGTAAtttcagtggtcaccaccatcttaaaagagaagtttctctaacctaaagtgagaataacattaatatatgggcataaacataagtatttacagGGTAATTTGGTGGTATAATATATTCattagccagacaacaatagtggtttccccactagggcttatgccctcccaagccataggcttttcattagttttcagtaccaggcagaaaTTTCCTCTtgtagagcaggcctcaagtccaatcagaaagcagctggtctcccccataacagacatgccatcattgcaccagttggtatgtCTGACCTGGCTATGCAGCCATAGAACTTGtagggtccactgttggttaagaTGGCTGAtgactcccctcccttccccccccccccccaacaagctGCCTGGCTCTTTCAGTATCCTGACAGCTAATCAACAGGAAGACGTCTTCCAGGctgatttttgttgctcagaattgctttggctattcaaggtgttttttgttgttgttgttgttgttgttttttagtgtttttagtgttgttgttttttagtgaATTgtaggattgctttttctattttggtggaaaattttgatggggattgcattaggtaagatagacattttcacggtatttattcttccaatccatgagcacaggatatttttctatttcccagtgtcttctgcaatttctctcttgagtattTCAAAggtttcattgtacagatccttcactttttgttgtttatttcaagatattttattatttttaggcaATTTTGAATGGAAAT
The nucleotide sequence above comes from Jaculus jaculus isolate mJacJac1 chromosome 7, mJacJac1.mat.Y.cur, whole genome shotgun sequence. Encoded proteins:
- the LOC101605810 gene encoding 60S ribosomal protein L30-like, whose protein sequence is MVAAKKMKKSLESINSRLQLVMKSGKYVLGYKQTLEMIRQGKAKLAILANNCPALRKSEREYYAMLAKSGVHHYSGNNIELGTACGKFYRVCTQSIIDPGDSDIIRSMPEQTGEK